The following nucleotide sequence is from Campylobacter concisus.
TCAAGTAAAAGAGCTAAATGTAGCAAAGGCTCAAATTTTGCAGCTTCAAAGGGAAAAAGAGGAGATGGAGTCTGCCATAACCGCAAAGGCTGAGCTAGCATTAAATGAAAAGCTAAAAGATGAAAAAGAGAAGATACAAAAGGCTGCAGATGAGCAAAATGAGCTTAAATTTAGACAAAAAGAAGAACAGCTAAAACAGCTTCAAGAGCAACTTCAAATAGCCCAAAGAAAGGCCGAGCAAGGCAGCATGCAGCTTCAAGGTGAGGTACAGGAGCTCGCGATAGAAGAGTGGCTGAGGGAAAAATTTCCATTTGATACTATTGATGAGATCAAAAAAGGTGCGAGAGGCGCTGACTGCGTACAGATCGTGCATACAAGGGAATCTCAAAACTGTGGAACGATATATTATGAAAGCAAGAGAACAAAAGAATTCCAAAGGTCTTGGATAGAGAAATTTAAGGCTGACATGAGAGAAAAAGGCGCTGATATCGGTGTCATAGTTACTGATGCTATGCCAAGTGATATGCAAAGGATGGGGCTATACGAAGGTGTTTGGATCTGCACGTTTGAGGAATTTAAAGGCTTAAGTGCTGTTTTAAGAGAACAACTCATAAGGATACACCACGTCTTGATCGCGCAAGAGAACAAAAGCGACAAGATGAGCTTGCTCTATCACTTTTTAACCAGCAATGAATTTAAAATGCAAATAGAAGCGATAGTAGAGGCATTTTCGACCATGCAAAGTGATCTAGATAGCGAAAAGCGCGCGATGCAAAAGATATGGAAGCAAAGAGAGAAACAGATCGAAAAGGTGCTAGATAACACCATAAGTATGTACGGCTCTATAAAGGGCATCGCTGGAAATGCGGTAGCAAACATAAAAGCCCTTGAGCTACCATATAGTGGCGATACGCGGGAGTAAATAAAGAGCGTTTTAAGGCGCTCTTTTTAAATTTATCTTTCACAACAAATTTCTCAAATTTTATATTTATGGACATAAAAATGTCTTTTCTACTAAGTAAAATAACTTCAACAAAAGCAAAAGGAGTTTGTCGTGGAAAAAGAGATTTTTTACGTAGATAGCGAGATATATGAGCTTACGACACTTTGGACACTTCGTACTATTTTTAATCTTGGAGGAGAAAGAGAGTTACTAAGAAGCGGATGTGACGATGTTTTAGATTTTTTGGGTATCGAGTCAAAAGAGCCCAAAGAAGAAGAGATTCAAAATCTTAAAAACAGACTTGAAATTCTTGAAAAAAGTCAAATTTCATGCGAGCTAAAAGATCTTGAACACAATCTAAATTTACTTCAAGAAAATTTAGGTCTAAATAGTACCGAGAGAGATATTTTGAGATTTGTTGCGATCATGTACAACTACGAAGTGATATCTAATGCTTGCAGTTTACTAGGAGATCTAAACAACATACAAGCCACAAAAGCCATCTCAAAGATACTAAATTTACGTTTCAGCGATGTTCAAAAAGCCTTTAGAAAAGATGGAATCTTTGCCAAGACTTCGATTGTAAAGCTAGA
It contains:
- a CDS encoding DUF2130 domain-containing protein, giving the protein MTSQTTIKCPNCGSEIDINDALYHQLEGKYKGEYLAQNKQLEAELEAKRKEQEAYFESLRSKEQQLQEQKEKFEEEIKKATQIQLKMERARLQDELRKEILDEQNESVALLQKQLEEKSNQVKELNVAKAQILQLQREKEEMESAITAKAELALNEKLKDEKEKIQKAADEQNELKFRQKEEQLKQLQEQLQIAQRKAEQGSMQLQGEVQELAIEEWLREKFPFDTIDEIKKGARGADCVQIVHTRESQNCGTIYYESKRTKEFQRSWIEKFKADMREKGADIGVIVTDAMPSDMQRMGLYEGVWICTFEEFKGLSAVLREQLIRIHHVLIAQENKSDKMSLLYHFLTSNEFKMQIEAIVEAFSTMQSDLDSEKRAMQKIWKQREKQIEKVLDNTISMYGSIKGIAGNAVANIKALELPYSGDTRE